The genomic DNA TTATTTTTAAGTTTATAGTATGAACCCACTTCAGAATGAACCTTATGAACGGGTTTTTCACGAACGCTGCAAGAATTGATGATGATAAGGTTTGCTTGTTCCGGAGTTTTAACTGGAGTGTAGTTTTGCATCTCCAGAAGTGAGTACATTCTTTCGGTGTCATTTTCATTCATTTGACAACCGTAAGTAGAGATAAACACACCATTCTCTACGGCCTGTACCGGCTGTTTTACCGTTTGATTTTCGGTAGAGTTTTGAGGTGTGTTTTCCATAAGTACCTATAGTATAAATTGTGTAAAAAAGTAAGGTATTTCCAGTTACTTCCCTGCTTTTTTAAAGCCAATTATTTAGTTATTTAAAATCAATTTTTTGTACGGTATATTAGGGTTTTAGTGGTGCACGTCTAAGTGTGTCAACAATCAAAAGGTGAAGTGAAATGGATCCACGCAGCTCAAGTTCCCAAAAGCATAAATATCAACCCGTCCCCAAAGACTTTTTAAAGCTTGTTAAAGAGACTTTTGAAGAAAAATACGCAGACTTTTTGAAGGATAAAACCCTTATTGTGGATGGCGCCATCTTCCCAGAAGAGCTTATTTTGGTTGTGGGCATAAAAAACAATAACGAGAAGATCAGACAGGTGAATTTCGAATCTTCTATGGACTATGAAAACGTAGACGATACTAAGGTTTTAGAGAAAATCCATATGAGTATCGATGCCTTGGACGCTATGTTTATAGAATATGTTGAAGCTAATGGCGATATTGAAATGCCAAAGCTCTGGACAGAATTCGAATTCGAAGGCCAAAAACTCTACCTAAAATCAAGCACAGATAACATAGAACTCGAAAAGGCCGCCGAAGAATTCTTGCGTCAACACGACACAAACTCCTCTGAAGAAACTATTCATTAATTACATCAAAAACAAAATACACCTACTGTAATTAGTTCTGACGCATTAGTTTTAAGTTTATACTCTTTAAAAAAGTACCTAGCCTCCGCTCAACAATAAAGGGGGCTTTATGCTAAAATTCGCTTTGGCTGCAATCGCAGTCGCTTTAATTTCACAAAACTCATTTGCTTTAGAATGTCATGGTACGGAACCATTCTGGGGAGCAACTCTAACCGAAGACAATCTGTCTTTACAGACGGTAGATATTGAGGGAGTAACTGAAACTAAAATCACGAAAGTTGCAGGCGCCGCAGGAATGGTTGAAGAATTCCTTCAAGTTTACTCTAACGAAGATGGTCCAGTTGCTGTAGTTAGAAAAACAGATTCATGCTCAAACGGAATGTCTGATGAAACGTTTCCACAAGAAATCATTATTCTTAGTGGAGATACAAATCTTTACGGCTGTTGCGGTGAACCATTGCCAGTTAACGACGGAGAGAATTCTAAGTAATCTCAATTTTAAGAATTTAAATAAAAAAGGCGCGGATTGTATCCAGCGCCTTTTTTATTTGTACTTTAAAGATTACGAATTAAAACGAGTCATCATCTCCGTCGCCGGCTGTTTGTAGACCTCTAACCTCGTCCATCAAGCCTTGATCGTCTTCATTTTCTGGTTGGTCAACATCAACGTCTTCAATTTCAAGCTCTTGAATTGCAGCTAAGAAGTGTTTTTCAGATTTTAAATCATCACGAATCATTTCAATATACTTATCTGGATATCTTAAAGTTAATTCTTCGATATATTTTTCGAGTTTTCCGTCTGTTAAAATTTTCTTTCTTAGTTGGATTTTTTTCCAAAGTTTTAAGTAATGGAAACGACAATATCCATCTACGATAGAAAGCTCATCACATTCTCTCATTTTACAATAGAGTCTACCTTCAGCGTCCCTAAGAGCAATTTCGACTTCACCTTCACCATCAGATTCGCCTAAAAGAGCTCTTAACTCTTCCATTTGTTCTGGAGTTTTGGTTTTAAGGTCCTCGTATTGAGCCACTTCATCATCGAAGTTGTCTTCATAGTCATCAAAACCTAGGTCGTCTTTTTTCTCTTTAGATTTTTTATCCGGCGATTTTTTATCAGCTTTTTTGTCTGCCTTTACCGGAGTTGCTGCGGCTACCGTTTTAGGTGTTTTTTTAGCAGCTTCTTCCTTTACAGCAGTTTTTGGAGCCATAACTTTTGCGACAGGAGCTTTAACAGGCTTTGCAGTTTTTACAGGTTGCTTGTTATTTTTCTGTGCCGCAGCCGCTGCTTTTGGAGCTGCTACTTTAGAATTAGGTGTTTTTGCTTTAACTGCAGGCTTTTTCTGGGTAGTTTTCTGCGCTGCAGCTTTCTTTTTGGGGTCTTTTTTAGTCTTTGCCATAGGAAAAAAATCCTAGGGTTGATTCACAAACCTGTCAACGAGTTCCTTCAGGTGTTGCACGAATAGTGCAGCCAGATGTGGGTTCAGAACGTATTTAGATTTACTCGTCCCGCTTCGCCAGTGATCGAAATTCTTCCTGATTCTCCGCCACGCAAAGTTCCTTTAAGAGTTTTCGTTGCTCCATACTCATCTTTGTTTAAGTAACTAGGAGCCTGGAACTGACCTTCTGATAGAGCAAAGTAAACTTGAGCACCACTAGAAGACGGCACCGAAAGCTTAATGTTTGCATTCTTGATGGTTGCCTTAAATCGAGCAGGATTTGTAAGTTTTGCCGTAATTATAGCTTGGTCAGAAACACCTTCGATTGCACCTTGGAAAGATACTAAATCTAGCTTTCCTTGATCCGCATCGAACTTAAGAGTTCCACTTGAACCCTCAACTGTTGTCGTACCGGATTTAGAATTCAAATTCACATCGCCATTCACTCCTTTTAAAGAAGAATTGCCATTGAAATTTGTAACATCTAAATTCCCTTCGACTCCTGAAAAAATAAGTTTTCCATCAAACACGTCCGCTTTTAAGCGGCCAGAGTGTTTAGTAACATCCAAATTTCCTTTTACCATATTCACTTTAAATGGTGCCGCTGTATTCTCTAGAGATACGGAACCATTTTCCAAAACAACATGTGTCGCCTGCTTCCATCCATTGATTGAAACCTTACCTACTCTCGAATTGATATTGAGCTCTGTTGAAGGGCCTCGAAGGATCATGTAGTAGCGGTATTGAGTTTCTAGTTTTTTATCTACAAATACTTTTGAGGGATAGTTACAAATAACTTTAATTGTTTCTTTGATCGCATCTTTTTGAACAGAAATATTCCAGTCTGTATCAGTATTCGCCTTAGTTCCGTCAAAAACTTGTGTGCCGACTTTCAAGTGCGGTGTTGATCCATCATGAATAACTTTGATATCAATATTCAAACATTGAATATCGATTTGAGTATTTTTGATATTTTCAAAAGTTGTAACATTTTGTGACTTTTGTGCAAAACTGACTGCTGTAAATAAAGTTATTAGCGCAGTAAAAAATGTATTCATAAAACCTCAATCCGTTATATTCAGCCCAACACGATACCAATATCATTATTTAGAGGTATGTGTCATTGATAAATCTTTCTTGCCCCTGCTCTACAAGAGCAATATTTTTATCTCAATTGATTAATAGCTCAGTGGTGAGCTTTGGAGGAACATATGAAAGAAGTTGTAATATTATCTGCTCAACGTACGGCCATTGGCTCTTTTATGGGAAGCTTGTCATCTGTTCCCGCTCCCAAGTTAGGTGCTGCCGCAATAAAAAAGGCACTCGAAGTAGCTAAGATTGCAGGCGACCAAGTTCAAGAATGCATTATGGGAAATGTACTTACGGCAGGAGTTGGCCAGGCGCCAGCAAGGCAGGCCGCTATCTATGCAGGTCTTCCGCAATCTGTAGAATGTTTAACGATCAATAAAGTGTGTGGTTCAGGATTGAAAGCCGTAATGCTAGCCAGTGATTCTATCCGTGCTGGAAATGCAGATGTGATCGTGGCGGGCGGACAAGAAAATATGTCTCTCGCTCCTCATCTTCTTGAAAACGTAAGAAACGGATACAGAATGGGCCCATCACAATTAACAGACTCCATGATCAAAGATGGTCTCTGGGATCCCTACAACAATATGCATATGGGAAATTGTGGAGAGATTTGCGCAAAAGAATTTAACTTTACACGCGAAGCTCAAGATCAATTTGCCATCGATAGTTATAAAAATGCTCAAGAGGCTTTAAAATCTGGCGCTTTCAAAAATGAAATTGTTGGTGTAGAAGTTCAAGCCGGAAAACAAACTGTACTCGTGGACTCTGACGAAGAACCTACAAAAGCTAAGTTTGATAAAATCCCAGAATTAAAACCTGCCTTCGATAAAACCGGAACGATCACCGCGGCCAATGCCTCTAAATTGAACGATGGTGCTGCTGCTCTTGTTATTGCTTCTGGAGATTATGCAAAGTCTAACAACCTAAAACCAATGGCTAGAATTGTCTCTTACGCATCCTTTGCCCAAGATCCAAAATGGTTTACGACTGCACCAGCCGGAGCAATCAAAAAAGCTTTAACAAAAGCTAATCTCAAAGCTACAGACATAGACCTCTGGGAAATCAACGAAGCTTTCGCCGTTGTTACAATGGCTGCAATTAAAGAATTCAACTTAGATCCTAAAAAAGTAAATGTGAATGGCGGGGCGATTGCTCTGGGTCATCCAATTGGAGCAAGTGGTGCGAGAGTTCTTACAACTCTTCTCCACACTCTCGAAAAGAAAAATCTAAAGCGCGGTCTAGCAACACTTTGTATTGGTGGCGGCGAAGGTGCCGCACTTATCGTAGAAAGATTATAATATGGCAGCAACGAAAGTTTACAAAGACGCAGAATCAGCACTTGAAGGCGTAAAAGACGGAATGACTATCCTAGTGGGTGGCTTCGGTCTTTGCGGAATTCCTGAAAATTTAATTACAGCACTCAGAGACACGGGAGCAAAAAACCTCACCTGTGTTTCCAATAACGCAGGCGTGGATGATTTTGGTTTAGGACTTTTGCTTCACACAAGACAAATCAAAAAGATGGTTTCCAGTTACGTTGGAGAAAATAAAACTTTTGAAAAACAATATCTCTCAAAAGAATTGGAATTGGAATTTGCCCCACAAGGAACTCTTGCCGAAAGACTTCGTGCAGGCGGCGCCGGTATCCCTGCTTTCTACACACCCACTGGTGTGGGAACCTTAGTTGCTGAAGGCAAAGAGATTCGTGAATTCAACGGACGTCCTTATGTCCTTGAAAAAGGAATCACAGGAGATTTTGCACTAGTTAAAGCTTGGAAGGGCGATAAGTTCGGAAATTTGATTTTTAGAAAAACTGCTAGAAACTTTAATCCTATGATCGCAACAGCTGGAAAAATCACAGTTGTTGAGGTTGAAGAGTTGGTAGAAGTTGGAGAACTTGAGCCAGATCAAATTCACACCCCTGGTGTTTACGTTCAACGTATCATCCAAGGTCCTTCATACGAAAAACGCATCGAACAACGAACAACAAGGTAAGTCATGTTAACTAAAGAACAGATCGCACAAAGAATTTCAAAAGAAGTAAAAGACGGCTTCGTTGTAAACTTAGGTATTGGTATTCCAACTCTAGTTGCGAATTATATTCCTGAAGGGATGACTGTCTATTTACAAAGCGAGAATGGTCTTTTAGGAATGGGTCCTTTCCCTTCCGAAAAAGATGTGGATGCCGACCTCATCAATGCCGGCAAACAAACAATCACCACTGTACCAGGAGCAAGTTTCTTTTCATCAGCAGATAGTTTTGCGATGATTCGCGGGGGTCACGTGGACTTAACAGTTCTCGGTGCTATGCAAGTAGACGAAGAAGGCAACATCGCAAATTGGATGATTCCTGGAAAAATGGTAAAGGGCATGGGCGGAGCAATGGATCTCGTTGCCGGCGCAAAACGTGTGATCGTGGCCATGCAACACGTAGATAAGTCAGGCGATATGAAACTCGTTAAAAAATGCACTTTGCCCTTTACAGGATTGAGATGCATTCATCAGATCGTCAGTGACTACGGAGTTCTTGACGTTACGCCAGAAGGTTTTTTACTCAGAGAGTTCGCTCCAGACTTATCTGTTGACCAAGTTGTGAAAGCCACTGCGGGTAAAATTAAAGTAGCTTCTGACGTTAAGCCTATGAAGCTTTAATCTTTATTAATTAATAGGGTATGCAAAAGAATAAGTTTGCTTTGCTTTGCTTTTGCGAAGCAAATTCTAGATGCTGTAGAATAAATATGAACGCAAAGAAAAATAAAATACTTAGGAAGATCGGTGCAGTTTTAGATTTTTTTGTATTCTTCTTGATTAAAAAGTAACTAAATATTCCTACAATAAAGCAATGAGAGCTTGCAATAATCGCAAGCAGCGGGACAGACAAAAGGCTCCAGTAGAAATCCAATCCTTTAAATATATCAGTAAGGTCCGACAAGAGTTAATTCCTTTAAGATTTGAGTATTCTTATTATTGATCCGAATATCAATTCGCAAATCTTTTTTAATACTTCCCCCAGACTCTCTAATTAAAGCCGTGGAAAATTTTGCGAAGAAATGAATCTCCCGACTTGTATTGGGATTTAGCATCAGATTATTTTGAGGAAGTACCAATTCGATATCTGAACTTATCTGAGCAAATATTATATCCGAACTTTGATTATGCATATGAAGTTTAAAATGATTCAACACTCTGTCTTCCCCATTCTCTTTTATTAGAGAGTAAGGTGCCTCTTTGGCCTTAAGTACACTCACCATAAGAGGATCTCTAGACTGAACAAAATAAATTAGCAATGTGCTCATTAATAAAATTACAAATAGGTATGCAAGCACTCTGGGTCTAAGTATTTTATTTCTTACTGAAATATGAGTTTTACTTTCAATTTCAAATTCTGAACTATAGCGTATAAGACCTAAGGGTTTTTTAACCTTTTCCATTATCTCATCGCAAGCATCAATGCACGCTGTACAACCAATGCATTCCATCTGGATTCCACGCCGAATATCAATACCCGTTGGACAAACTTCAACACAACGATTGCAATTGACACAATCGCCCTGTTTTTCTTTTGATATATTCGGATCTTTTCTAGGCTCACCACGATTGTAATCATACATAACTGACAGGGATTTTTTATCCATCAATACAGCCTGTATACGCCCATAGGGACACGCGATAATACAAAATTGTTCTCTAAACCAACCAAAATTAAAAAGTAATACTAAAGTCATTCCCATTACGATTGTAAAAGCCGTCCAGTTTTCTTTTGGTGTGCCGGTCATCATTCCAATCAAACGATCTGATCCGACAAAATACGCTACAAAGGAGTGTGCTATGACAGCGGACACAACAAAATAACAAAGCCACGTTAAAGAGACTTTTAATATTTTTTCTTTATGCCAAGGCTCTCCTGATAATTTTCTTCTTTTTATATAATTACCTTGTATCCAAGCTTCAATTCTGCGGTAAATTCCATCTATAAAAACAGTTTGAGGACAAGCCCATCCACACCAAACTCTACCAAAAAGAGCCGTCACAAAAGCCAGGCTAATGGTGCCAACAGCCAGTACCAAAAAAATCAACGGAGCATCATGGGCTTTAAACAAGATTCCAAAGAGATGGAAAGTTCTGTTTGGTATATCAAATAAAAATATTTGAATCCCATTCCATTTCAACCAAGGTAAAATAAGAAAAAATAAAATTAGCGCGACTTCGACAATATTTCTATGTCTTCTAAAAAAACCTCTCACCTCAGCCGGATAAAGGAAAATACGATTTCCTTTATTGTCTGTAGTAGAAAGTCTTTCGTCGCCTAAGGACATAACTAATCCTTATACTCTGTCCCCTCTGAAGCCTTTGCTCCAGCAGGATTAGTACCTTTTAATGATTTAATAAACGCTACCGTCGCAATTTGTTCCTCAGGGCTCAAAACTGCTTCCCAAGGCACCATACCTTTTTCAGGTACACCTTTTTGAATGACATGGAGTATGTCTTTTGGTTTATCTCCATGGATCCAGAAGTTATCTGTCATATTGGGACCGATGAGCCCTTGCCCCTTATCGCCATGACACATAAAACACTTTTCGGCATAAATTTTTTTTCCAACCTCTATATTTTTTGTATCTTTAATGAGTTCGTCCAAATTTGCAAAGGCATCCCCACCGCCACTCGAGTCCACATCGAGAGTTTTAATAACCGCTAATTCGCCAGCTAACTCCTGATCTGTTGATGGCCCATCAAAAATTTCGTAATACCCGTAATATAATACTCCGTAGATGACTGTAATTACAAAAATAGCTACCCACCAATTCGGCAAAGGATGATCGTGTTCAACAATACCATCATAATGCTCATTTAGAATCTTCGCGTCTTTATTGTCTAGATTATTTTTATCGTTCTTATCACTCATGACTCATTTTCCTCTAATGGAATTTTTGACATAACATCGTAATATTCATCCTTAATTTTGTAGACCTTGATAATCATCACGACAAAAAAGACAAAAAATATAACTAGACCAATCAGGGTCAACCACGTGTCTGTGAAATATGCCAAACCCTCTTGCTTCATTTTTTCTCCTTTTGTCCAAGAGACTGTAGGTATGCTATCAGCGCAATAATTTCTTTCTGCTCAAGCTTATCTACTGCAACGCCACTGGCTTTTAAATTTTCTGCGATGGATTTTGCTTGTTCTTCAGCATCAAGATCAGCCCTAGAAAGCTCTTCATCTGTATACGGAACCCCTAGGCTCTTCATGACAGATAATTTTTTTCTCAAAACTAAGAAATCTGTTTTGTTTTTAGCTAACCAAGGATACGCCGGCATAATTGATCCCGGAGTGACAGCTCTTGGATCAATCATATGACGGTAATGCCATAGGTCTGGATATTTTTTCCCAAGGCGAGAAAGGTCAGGGCCTGTTCTTTTTGATCCCCACTGAAACGGTCTATCCCACATTGACTCTTCGATAGTAGATGCATTTCCATATCTTATTACTTCAGCTGGTAATTTTCTGATCATTTGAGAATGACAAACATAACAGCCTTCTTTGATATAAAGGTCTCGCCCTGCCAGTTCCAATGCTGAGTACGGATCAATCACCTTTATAGGATCAACATATTTATGCAAAGAAAGTGTCGGTACAATTTCAATGACTGAACCTACAGCAATTGCAATGAATGAAAGCACACTGAATAAAAGTCCCATGCCCTCTAATTTTTTGTGCTTAGTCCCTGTTGTATTATCAAATTTAATTACCTTTGCTGCTAAAAGCTCTGCCTTCTCTTTTTTAGGAGCCGCCTGAATTGTCTTATAGATATTGTAAGCTAACAAAATAAATCCAGCTAAATAAAACGCTCCACCAATTGCACGCACCCAGTAAAGAGGTACAATTCTTGTTACAGTTTCTACAAAATCTGGATATACTAATTTCCCTTTTTCATTCAGTGCCAACCACATCAATCCTTGCGTGATTCCCGCCGTAACCATAGATATGTAATATAAAAGTATCCCTAGTAAGCCCAACCAGAAGTGAACTGTCGCCAATTTCACGCTATGTAATTTTACATTCCATAAACGAGGAACTAGATAATAGATCATGGCAAAAGTAAGGAAACCATTCCATCCCAATGCACCACTATGAACATGGCCGATAATCCAGTCCGTGTAGTGACCGATTGCGCTTACGGATTTAATGGATAAAAGAGGACCTTCAAAAGTTGCCATCCCATAGAATGTTATCGCTGCAACCATAAATTTAATGATCGGATCATCACGGAGGAGATGCCATGCGCCTCTCAAAGTCAAAAGACCATTGATCATCCCACCCCAACTTGGTGCCCATAGCATAAGTGAGAAAACCATACCCAATGTTTGCGCCCAATCAGGCAAAGCTGTATAAAGCAGATGATGAGGACCTGCCCAAATATAAATAAAAACTAAAGACCAAAAGTGTATAATTGAGAGTCGATATGAATAAATCGGACGATTCGCCATCTTGGGCATGTAATAATACATGAGTCCTAAGAACGGCGTTGTTAAAAAGAATGCAACAGCATTGTGACCATACCACCACTGAACGAGTGCATCTTGAATACCCGCATAAACAGGATAACTTTTTAAGAATGTCACTGGAAGTTCAATCGAGTTCACAATATGCAGCACTGCTACGGTAATGATCGTGGCAATATAAAACCATATAGCAACATACATATGCTGCTCACGGCGTTTTTTTATAGTCCCAAAAAAATTAATTGCAAAAACAACCCAGATCAATGTGATTGCAATATCAATAGGCCATTCGAGCTCTGCGTATTCCTTGGATTGAGAATAACCTAGCGGTAGCGTAATTGCTGCAGCTACAATGATTAGCTGCCAGCCCCAAAAATGAATTCCACTTAAAACATCCGAAAACATTCTGGTTTTAAGAAGCCTTTGAGATGAATGATAAATACCTGCAAAAATCGCATTTCCTGCAAAAGCAAAAATTGCAGCATTGGTATGAAGAGGTCTAAGCCTTCCAAAAGTAATATACTCGCTATTTAAGTTGAACGGCCAATAAGCTAATTGCAGTGCTGCCAGTAAACCAAAGAACATGGCTGCTCCTGCCCATACCATCGTAGCTAGTAGAAATTTCTTTACGATATCATCATCGTAAGAAAAATACTCGTAGTTATCCTTCATGCATCTCTCCTTTTTCATCATCATTGAGCATTTTTAGAGCAGGCGTATCCAAATCATCAAATTGACCAGAACGATTGGCCCATAAAAAATAAATTAAAAAAACAAAACCCAAAAGCAAAGCTAAAGGAATAAGTATGACCAGAATATTCATCTCACTCCTCTCAAAGTATTTAGCAAAATTACAACCGAACTGATGGGCATTAGAATAGCAGCAATCAATGGATTGATTGCTCCTGTCAGAGCAAAATAGCCGGCAACAAAATTATAGAATAGAGATATTCCCAAGTTAGTGTAGATTGTAGAACGAACTCTTTCAGAGAGATTAAATAAAAAAGAAATTTGACTAATCCCACTCTTCAGAAGGTAAGCATCACTGCTGTCAGCGCTCATCTGCACGGAACCTTGCACTGAGATTCCGATGTGCGCCGATTGCAAAGCTAAGACATCATTTAAACCATCACCCACCATTAAAGCAGGATGATATTTTCTTACCCAGTCTTTTTTCATATCTGGTGTTTGATCATAGAATACATTTTCGATACCGCATTCGCCGGCAACTTCTTGCGCAACGAGAGAAGTATCTCCCGTTAATAAAAATATATTTTTATCTTTACTTGCAAGCCTTGAGATTTCAGATTTGCTATCCATTCGAACTGAATCTTCAAAATATACTGCCAACACAGGTTCGTTATTTTTGTATAGAACCGAGGACATTCGCTCTGAGTCTACATTTTTAAGAAATCTATATGTGTCATCGTTCCATTGCGCTTGAATTCCTATGCCAGGAATTTCATAAGCAGAAATCTTTAAATCAGAATAATAATTGATATATTTTTTCCTTAGAGCAAAGGCTATCGGATGCTGAGAAACCAGTTCCATATTGAGCACAATATTTATGAGGTGCGGATCATAAGGCACTGTTCGCTGTACGCTGATCTGCCCATGTGTGAGGGTGCCTGTCTTATCAAAAAAAATATTTTTTACTTGTAAAAGTCTATCAAAAATATCTTTTTTATAAACAAGTATACCTGCTTGATTTGCTCTGTACACTCCTAACAAATAAGCGAGTGGCGTACCTAAAGCCAAAGCACAAGGACATGCAACGATCAGCAAAGCTAACGATCTCTGAAAAGCTTGAAAAGAATCAACCTGAGCAAAGTAAATTCCAAAAACTATCGCCACTGTAAAAACAGATAAAATAAAGTAATGTGAAAATCGATCCGTAAAGTGCACAAACTCACTTTTAGTCTTTTTTATATCTTCTAATTTTTTTTGAAAATTACAAATTCTGCTATTCTTATAAGTTTCAAGGACCTCAACTGAACACTTACCGGATATTAAAATTGCTCCGGATTGTATAATCATATTTTTTTGATAGTCTTTTGGATATGTTTCGCCTGAGATCAAAGACAAATTCCATTCTGAAAAATCAGAAGATATTTTTGATTTCACAGGTAAAGCTTGACCTTTTGTTAAAGTCAGTTGATCTCCCACCAAAAGAAACTCTTTCTTTTTTGATCCTTCATAGTGTGTCAATTGATATGGATGATTCAATCCAAAATCTGTATCTGAATATGTAGCAATAAAGTTTTGCTGAAGCTTATTCAAAAGATATCTAGCAGATAAAATAAGAAATATAAAACTCGCAGTAGAGTCATAATAGAGATGATCGTACTCTGCTTTAAAAAGATTCCACGTTGAAAATGCAAACCCCGTGATTAGCGCAACAGTTATAGGTAGATCAATACTTAATGACTTTGCCTTAAACGAGCGCCACGCATTTTTGTAAAAATCCTGCGCTGAGTAGATCATAATTGGCAAAAATAGAGCAAACGCCAGATATGAAAAATAATGTTTATACTCTGTCTCAACCCCTGAGTACAAAGGCACTGTCGCCAGCATTATATTTCCAGCGCAGAATCCTGCAACACCCAGCTTACTCAAATGCTCTCGATTGGACCTCTTGTTGGCCTCAAAAATTTCTGCTTTGTCCTCTAAAAACTCAGCCTTAAAGCCTAACTTTTTAATATAATCTACGACTTCATTTGGAGTTGTCTGTTGATGGGTTTGGATTTCTACAAGCGACTGTCCAAAATAGACATGCGCAGACTTTACTTTGTCATCGTAGTTAGAAAGGTTCTCTAACTTCTGAATGCACATACTGCAAGTGATGCCAC from Bdellovibrionota bacterium includes the following:
- a CDS encoding thiolase family protein, with the translated sequence MKEVVILSAQRTAIGSFMGSLSSVPAPKLGAAAIKKALEVAKIAGDQVQECIMGNVLTAGVGQAPARQAAIYAGLPQSVECLTINKVCGSGLKAVMLASDSIRAGNADVIVAGGQENMSLAPHLLENVRNGYRMGPSQLTDSMIKDGLWDPYNNMHMGNCGEICAKEFNFTREAQDQFAIDSYKNAQEALKSGAFKNEIVGVEVQAGKQTVLVDSDEEPTKAKFDKIPELKPAFDKTGTITAANASKLNDGAAALVIASGDYAKSNNLKPMARIVSYASFAQDPKWFTTAPAGAIKKALTKANLKATDIDLWEINEAFAVVTMAAIKEFNLDPKKVNVNGGAIALGHPIGASGARVLTTLLHTLEKKNLKRGLATLCIGGGEGAALIVERL
- a CDS encoding CoA transferase subunit A; the encoded protein is MAATKVYKDAESALEGVKDGMTILVGGFGLCGIPENLITALRDTGAKNLTCVSNNAGVDDFGLGLLLHTRQIKKMVSSYVGENKTFEKQYLSKELELEFAPQGTLAERLRAGGAGIPAFYTPTGVGTLVAEGKEIREFNGRPYVLEKGITGDFALVKAWKGDKFGNLIFRKTARNFNPMIATAGKITVVEVEELVEVGELEPDQIHTPGVYVQRIIQGPSYEKRIEQRTTR
- a CDS encoding CoA transferase subunit B, translated to MLTKEQIAQRISKEVKDGFVVNLGIGIPTLVANYIPEGMTVYLQSENGLLGMGPFPSEKDVDADLINAGKQTITTVPGASFFSSADSFAMIRGGHVDLTVLGAMQVDEEGNIANWMIPGKMVKGMGGAMDLVAGAKRVIVAMQHVDKSGDMKLVKKCTLPFTGLRCIHQIVSDYGVLDVTPEGFLLREFAPDLSVDQVVKATAGKIKVASDVKPMKL
- the ccoG gene encoding cytochrome c oxidase accessory protein CcoG, producing the protein MSLGDERLSTTDNKGNRIFLYPAEVRGFFRRHRNIVEVALILFFLILPWLKWNGIQIFLFDIPNRTFHLFGILFKAHDAPLIFLVLAVGTISLAFVTALFGRVWCGWACPQTVFIDGIYRRIEAWIQGNYIKRRKLSGEPWHKEKILKVSLTWLCYFVVSAVIAHSFVAYFVGSDRLIGMMTGTPKENWTAFTIVMGMTLVLLFNFGWFREQFCIIACPYGRIQAVLMDKKSLSVMYDYNRGEPRKDPNISKEKQGDCVNCNRCVEVCPTGIDIRRGIQMECIGCTACIDACDEIMEKVKKPLGLIRYSSEFEIESKTHISVRNKILRPRVLAYLFVILLMSTLLIYFVQSRDPLMVSVLKAKEAPYSLIKENGEDRVLNHFKLHMHNQSSDIIFAQISSDIELVLPQNNLMLNPNTSREIHFFAKFSTALIRESGGSIKKDLRIDIRINNKNTQILKELTLVGPY
- a CDS encoding c-type cytochrome, whose amino-acid sequence is MSDKNDKNNLDNKDAKILNEHYDGIVEHDHPLPNWWVAIFVITVIYGVLYYGYYEIFDGPSTDQELAGELAVIKTLDVDSSGGGDAFANLDELIKDTKNIEVGKKIYAEKCFMCHGDKGQGLIGPNMTDNFWIHGDKPKDILHVIQKGVPEKGMVPWEAVLSPEEQIATVAFIKSLKGTNPAGAKASEGTEYKD
- the ccoN gene encoding cytochrome-c oxidase, cbb3-type subunit I, encoding MKDNYEYFSYDDDIVKKFLLATMVWAGAAMFFGLLAALQLAYWPFNLNSEYITFGRLRPLHTNAAIFAFAGNAIFAGIYHSSQRLLKTRMFSDVLSGIHFWGWQLIIVAAAITLPLGYSQSKEYAELEWPIDIAITLIWVVFAINFFGTIKKRREQHMYVAIWFYIATIITVAVLHIVNSIELPVTFLKSYPVYAGIQDALVQWWYGHNAVAFFLTTPFLGLMYYYMPKMANRPIYSYRLSIIHFWSLVFIYIWAGPHHLLYTALPDWAQTLGMVFSLMLWAPSWGGMINGLLTLRGAWHLLRDDPIIKFMVAAITFYGMATFEGPLLSIKSVSAIGHYTDWIIGHVHSGALGWNGFLTFAMIYYLVPRLWNVKLHSVKLATVHFWLGLLGILLYYISMVTAGITQGLMWLALNEKGKLVYPDFVETVTRIVPLYWVRAIGGAFYLAGFILLAYNIYKTIQAAPKKEKAELLAAKVIKFDNTTGTKHKKLEGMGLLFSVLSFIAIAVGSVIEIVPTLSLHKYVDPIKVIDPYSALELAGRDLYIKEGCYVCHSQMIRKLPAEVIRYGNASTIEESMWDRPFQWGSKRTGPDLSRLGKKYPDLWHYRHMIDPRAVTPGSIMPAYPWLAKNKTDFLVLRKKLSVMKSLGVPYTDEELSRADLDAEEQAKSIAENLKASGVAVDKLEQKEIIALIAYLQSLGQKEKK
- the ccoS gene encoding cbb3-type cytochrome oxidase assembly protein CcoS: MNILVILIPLALLLGFVFLIYFLWANRSGQFDDLDTPALKMLNDDEKGEMHEG